GATATCAGCGAGAGATGTCCGAGTTACAAAAGAAATTAGACGCATCCATTAAAATGCAGTAAGATATACACGGACGACTGAAGCGCACGAGAGAACAAGGCACGGCGGCAACTAAGGCTGCCAAGAATACAGCTCCGAGCATGACAAAAGATTCAATCGCCAAATATCTTGAGGCAAACTATCGAGTAACGAAACATAACGCCTACGATTCACTAGAGTCGCCATACTCCACCGAAGTTTTCGAGTACTCATATCCTGAAGATTGCGTGTCACCAAAATTCAATACATATGGAGGAAAGGGAAACGCATGCGAGCATGTAAGCCGTTTCATATCATCAATGAACGCATATGCTCAGGACGAAAGCCTTTGCATGAGGGAGTTTCCAAAGTCACTTACAGACAACGCTTTTACTTGGTATGATAATTTGAAACCCGAAAGTATCAGTTCATGGCCCGCCATGATACAACTCTTTCTGAAAAATTCTATTCCACCCAAAGGAGAGTCACAACAATAGATTTGGGAAGATGCACCCAGCGGGTTGGAGAAGAAATTGGTAAGTTCATCACCCGTTTCTGGGATTTCACAATTGAATGCCATGAGGACATCCCAGAAGAGCGCTTGGTGGAAATTTTTATTCGAGGAATGGATTTTGTCTTCCGACTGAATTTGacaaatttcaaattccaaaCTTTTGTCGAAGTTGAGGAGGCTGCAGCTCGGATATCAGACTTCGCAAATGTTATGAACTCCGGAGCAAGCGAACAAAACTGGCAACTACATTCTGTTAATGCGGCGTCGAATGATCAAGGAGGCGATAGAGGTAAAGGAGGAGCGGCTGATTTTGGCCCTTATCGAGGAGGACAATCAAATAGGAGAGGTGGAAGAACAGACGGAGGGAGACCAAATCCGCCACTACTACCATGCAGCAGGGAGCAAATAGTGGGACTTCTGGAGCAATGGGTATCTAACAAAGAAGAAACTATGCCACCTGTGGTTACGGAACCAACCGCAGCGGATAAAATGCACGAACAGTACTGCCATTATCACAGAAGAGTCCATCATCCGACTgtggaatatttttctttacgtTATATAGTGCAAAGGAAGCGAGCCAGAGGCGAGCTAGAAATAGGAGAGCAGAGCATTCAGAAGGATCCGCTCCCTCAGCACCATATCATGATGATCTCCCATGAACCTACAGAAGAGGAAATCTGGAGAGCATGGGAATATGAAAAGGAAGAGGAAGCATACGAGGCAACTGAGATGGCTACCTTCTCAGATACGACCGGAGTCGCTAGCAAATTCCCCCAAACAGTCTTAGCCTGACAATTCTTTGATTCACTTGGTTTTAGCGAGGATCAAATCCGCGAAGCATCCAAAGCTATTGCAGCCATTGCATCTGGCAAGGCGTACAATCTGTTGCCGCGGGAATCTATAACCTTTACTGACGAAGATATATGCTATCAGGGAGAGCACCTCCATCCCTTGTACCTCACAACCCATATCAACAAGCAGCCTCTCAAACGATCTTTTAGAGACGGTGGAGCATCCCTCAACATGATTTCATTGCACACATTGGAGTCCTTGGGAGTACCAAGAGCGTCAATCAAAATGCGAGCAACGATTGTAAGGGGGTTCGGCGGAAAAACCCAGACGACAATGGGAATAGTACATCTGATGATGAATATTGGACCCATCAGAGCGATCACGCCTTTCTACGTACTCGAGGATATACCACGTTTCATGTCTTACTAGGGCGAGGATGGCTTCTGAACCACAAGGTGGTGGCATCTACATATTATCAATATGTTAATACCAATATCGGAGGAAGGCAATTCCAGATCCCAGCTACGAACAATCTGTTTGGTCCAGAAGAGGCTTACATGGCAGATGCGGTTTTCTACACACAACCAGTTGTAGACCAAGGCGAAAAAACAGAGTGTTTTATCACCTTCCCTAAGTGGGAAGAATTCCATTCGGAGGCAAAAGTAAAAGGAAAGGCCAAATCCGTTTTCAGTCCGTCAAGGATGGGACCGACAGCGGAAAATAGACGAGCTATAGTCGAAACAAAGAACACTCAATTCAAACGTTTCTCACGACTATAGGGTGGACACGTTTACCGCTTATAGCAATTAGCCGGGGAAGCTTCCACTCAACAACACGACTGCGCCATGTCATCGGCGGACGAAGAAAACATGATGGAAGCGACCCCACTTGGTGAAGATTGGCGAGAAGAAGTAGAACCCTTGATTTCGGTAGAGAAAATGATAAAATATTTACCTGAGGAAAAGACGAAGCCCGATCGAACTATGGACGGACTAGAAGAAGTGAACCTCGTCTCAGAAGGAGAACCACGATGCGTGCGTATCAGCAAgcatttagaagaagaagaagaaaaatcatgaTTGATTAAACTGCTCCGCGAGTATAGAGATGTGTTTGCATTTACGCATGACGAGATGTCGGGCCTCGACAACAGCCTGATCGcacactgatgagtgccaaataatgtatatatttatccctttttgttggcatttaactcatcttttgtgcagtaattctacattttatcccatattctgtattttcattgttttcaagaataaatatttttcttacttaattttgcctttttaggtaataaataaagtttggatgaataacagagcggaaaagagcagaaaagtagtgaaaagccggaagaaattacgcaaggaagacgcaaagaatggagcgcacgtccaaaaagctaggaatgggctcaagaaggaagaattgttcttaaagaagatatgggcttggcatacccaaggcccaaaacccttacccaaacccattttctatatccatacctgcctccattctcagccgttagatcggatccatctcatcatccaatggtcgcttcttcatcgttcattaaaatctgaagtccctgcaaaacaccatagtacctaaattccaagccttcagattagatcacatttagatcctacggtcgcttctttgcctgcacatcaaacctcgatatttTCGCTTAACACtgcaacacctaactccatctggtgtcgtcaattttgttgtatctcataatccaacggtcgccacatacctctccatagtatccgttcgattcaatctatatgggatcatccaacgccttccactcgttgttcatcaaactccgctgaacttgcttcacaccctagtcaccgaaccctattacccaaccaaacggacccttcttctccatcgggttcttcctctcttcttcccaaattctctgcaactctgccatctccatcacctccaccagctacaccttcttctcgaaccacaccaccaccacaaccacccgacaacacctcaaacccatctccctagcctagttattttccccatctcacaaccactgaaaccctaggttttggggtgagtaaaataactcgaactagggaacaattagagcagcaaaggcaccaggagaagcagagaagacatgggtcgatgctaattgaggagatttgtcacatcaaggtaagaaaaaaaaacccaaaccctaatttcagttaatttggggattttcgagaaaaccctaattactgctagggagagcatgaggaagaacagtggcaacatgggtatgattaaattagtcgaattaggtgagaaaccctaatcttgtcactgttcaatttggggatttggggaaatttttctgtaaaccctaatttgggtgtctgggtataaaaaggggactgtgggtgtgaaattggcttatgctggaatagccagcgtccagaactgtgttctgttaatttttgttctgaatttatgtatgttcactgtttctccatccattctgttagcattgttatcatgtgtgttctgttttagttctgttatttttcaaaacatattctgttctgttcttactgttcctgtcctgtttaatgtgtatgttctgttctgtcttgtaatgttctcatgttgttcatgtcattcttagatgtgtgaatgttaggctaaagcctttgaagcattggattgatcgagcagtggggagaaactagtgctcactagtgactgtgagcaaactggttctcttcccactctagttgtatgcctaggctctcttgttttgtcaactgttagcttctcaaatgttaggattagtttactgttgtgtgtcaatgctaggttagagccttagagcattgagttgattgagcagtggggagaaactagtgctcactagtgactgtgagcaagctggttctcttcccactctagatgaatgcctaaagccattgccttggctttgctttttttcctttttttttacttcactgtcttcttcacaccactgcccttggctaacagccttggtttatttggttttgtttcctgttaactgccactgttaccatttgtttcattgctgctcccttgccttaggctaactgcctttgtgcctcattgccactgatttttgcttctttcccatgatcattgttagtttttttcactaccatcttcattgtcattttaaatgccatccttggccctgtgtgattttgtttcctgtctgcctttgcttctgctgccttgctctccctttccctgatgaagccactgctgctgctgcaactgagcttggctcagctaagaccacagttcaggttaaggcccagccacagttcactgtgaaagcccagctcaacccaaggctcaaatcacatcacaagcccagtctaattcagtccaccaaaggctcagttcactacactaagcccaagcccaaattcaaaaccaaagcctagtgcactacaaaaccaactgagcccaagctcagttcatttcattaagacaacaccccaattcattccaagagtattcaaaggcccaaagcacaatcataacccattggttaccaaaatccattggtacccaaagcccaacaatagcaattttagagcccaaaatagctagaaactccaaacacacccagtctctgtggatcgacccgtacttgcacgagctataactgacaaccgtgcacttgcggtattactgtaggaccgtttcatttcacttcaattttcacgctttcccgggcccaccacacACAACCTCAATGTCTCACCCGCGTATCAACCCGTCAAACAGCGGAGGCGTAACTTTTCTGAAGGGGTAGAGTTGGCTATCAAGGAAGAAGTGGAGAAGTTGTTGAAGGCTAACTTCATTAGACCAATCCAACTCCCCACATGGTTAGCTAACATCGTCCCAGTAGAGAAAAAGAATGGAAAAATTCGATGCTGCTTCGAATATCGAGACCTAAACCGAGCACGTCCTAAGGATGATTTTCCGGTACCAAACATTGACATAATGGTAAATAATACGAGCGGATATGGTATGttttctttcatggatggatttagaggatacaaccaaatcaagatgacGGTAGAGGACGCGCACAAGACGGCTTTCCAGACTCCATACGAAAATTTCTTTTACACAGTCATGCCTTTTGGATTGAAGAACGCGGGCGCCACTTACAAACGATCCATGGTAGcgatcttccacgacatgatgcatcagATCATGGAAGTATacattgatgatgtggtggtaaaatctcgAGCACGAGCGGATCATCTTAACCATCTGAGTCACGTTTTCAAAAGATGTAGAAAATACCATTTTAAAATGAATCCTCTCAAATGCGTGTTTGGTGTCACCTCcggaaaatttctagggtttgttgtCACTGACAAAGGAATACAAATCGACCCGGACAAAGTCAAAGCAATAACCACTATGAGATCACCGGCAAATGCAAAAGAGTTGTAAACTTTTATTGGTAGGGTGTCTTACGTTCGGAGGTTCATTCAGGGCCTGGAGCAACTGTTGTGcgcgtttacaccattacttaagAAAAACAAACCGTTCTATTGGGGTGAGGAGCAAGAGCAAGCCTTCCATAAGCTCAAGGAATGCTTGATCATCGCAAGATTCCTACGACCCCCTGTCAAAGGCGAGCCTCTCTATTTGTATACAGCGTTTACCAACATGGCGATTGGAGCGTTATTAGATCAAGACCTTGGTAATGACCAATTACGCCAAATCCATTATATCAGCATTGGGTTCAGAGACGCGGAATTCAGATACTCAAGGGAAGAGCAAGCATGCTTAGCACTCATCTATGCCACACAAAAGTTACGATCGTACCTGCTCGCTCACAAAACCATAGTGGTGGCCACGGATAATCCAATTGCCTACTTAGCAACAAAACCCGTATTATCCAGCAGAAAAGCTCGCTGGCTGCTACAATTATCCGAGTTTGAACTAAAATATCAGCGGTCGAAAGGAGTACGAGGGTAAGCATTCGCGTAGTTGTTAGCAGTGTTCCCAGAAATGGACATGACAAAGATAAGTGAGGAAATACCTGGTGAGGTGGCGGAACTCGAAGAGGAGGAGCGCTGGACAATGTTCTTTGATGGGTCTTCATACGACTCTTATGGAGGAGCAGGAATAGTCTTCGAAACACCTAATAAAGAATTGTTATCATTCGCTTTCAAGCTATACTTTGAATGTAGCAACAATGTGGCGGAATATGAAGCACTAATCCTCGGATTACGATTGGAGGAGGAGCTCAATATGGGATCCATTGATGTCAAAGGAGACTCAAAGCTAGTCACAAACCAAATATCGGGTGACTTTCAGGTAAAAGAATCACATCTGGCGCCATATGATTGCAAGAAGGGGAAACACCGTCGTGGAGCATACAGGAAGGTACACTAACAAACACGCGGACGCTATGGCTACACTGGCGGCTAAGATACAATTAAAAGAATCTGACGAAGGCACTATAATAGTAAAAAGAAGAGCACTGCCCAGCACATGGAAAGAGGACGCCGCATTCGAGCTAAAGGATGATTGGATAACAGCGTATATCGAAGATCTTACTAGAGGGGCAGACGATCAAGTGTTGCCCGTCAAAGTACTAAAGCAATTCGTTTTAATACGAGGGGCATTGTACTTTCGAACATCTGGAGGCGCTCTGTCACGGTACGTAGGAAAGTAAGAGGCACAGGAAATACTAGATCGCTTCCATGAGGAGTCATGCGGACAGACAGGGGGAATCCCGTTATATCGACGGTTACAAAAGATGGGCGTATACTGGCCAAAAATGGCAGTTCAAGCAGCTGTGTTCCAAGACAAATGTGATGATTTCCAAGCACCCCCGCAACAATCAGAAATATGTAGTGCATAGATAGTGGACTGGAGACAACCCTTCATAGATTTCATCCATAATGAGCGCCTGCCGTCAAACAGACAGGAGGCATTAAAAATTCAAAGGAAATCCGGTCGATTCTTTTTAAGTGAAGGCGTCCTTTATAGGAAGAGTTTCGGAGGCAAGGTATTACGTTGTCTATCACAGGAAGAGGCGGAAACAGTCATGACTACAACCCACAATGGCGAGCACCAGGGTATGCGGAAGCTCTTCCTACAGCTACACGAAGCAGGGTATTACTGTCCCACAATGGAATTCGATATCACGGAACACGTAAAGAGATGTCAGCAATGTCAAAGTCACGGATCGTTAATCCACGCCCCGCATACCTGGATACATAGCGTCGTCACCCCATGGCCTTTTcacagctggggacttgatatcattgGGCCGATAAACCCAACCTCGTCCCTGTATCACAAGTATATCATCACCGCAACCGAATATTCTactaaatgggttgaagctatacCACTCCGAGACTACTCAGGCGTAACAATTGCCgcgttcatcaaagagcacatcatCTGTCGATTCGGGGCACCTATGATCATACGATCAGATAATGGTACTTCTTCGTTAATCAAACTGGCATAGATCTGTTGGATCAATACGGGATCAAGTTCCACACCTCGACTGTCTACTACCCGCAAGGGAATGGACAGGCAGAAGCAACCAACAAAATACTATTAAGAATATTAAGCCGAATGGTATATGATCATCACAGGAGCTGGCACGAACAGCTATCGCTTTCACCCTGGGCGTATCGTATCTCCATAAGAAGTTCCACAGGCGCGTTCCCTTATTCCCTGGTGGATGGAGAAGATGCGATACTACCAGCGGAAATTTCCATACCATCCGCGCGTGTGGCATGGCTAGTCTCACTACTCCGGATGATGTCAGTCGATTTGCATACCTGGATACCCTAGAAGAGCGACGAGCCAAGGCTGAGCGATTCGCGGATAAGTATAGACAGCGAACAGCAAGGTACTATAACCAAAAGGTGAAAGAACGAGTCTTCAGCGTGAATGATGTAGTGATGAAAATCTCATCGCACGTCCAACGTAATGAGAAAGCAGGTAAGTTTGTTGCTAACTGGCAAGGTCCTTACATGATAAGTGAGGCAGCGGAAAGTGGATATTATTACCTAAAGAGGATGAACGGCTCCCGCATTAATACTCATATCAATGGTAAATGTCTCAAAACTTACTACGCTTGAACAACTTAATGTACGTCGGACg
This portion of the Papaver somniferum cultivar HN1 chromosome 11, ASM357369v1, whole genome shotgun sequence genome encodes:
- the LOC113324859 gene encoding uncharacterized protein LOC113324859 yields the protein MDMTKISEEIPGEVAELEEEERWTMFFDGSSYDSYGGAGIVFETPNKELLSFAFKLYFECSNNVAEYEALILGLRLEEELNMGSIDVKGDSKLVTNQISGDFQVKESHLAPYDCKKGKHRRGAYRKVH